From the Sphingobium yanoikuyae genome, the window GACCGAGGTTAATTCGCTGGCTCGCAAGCCTGGTCGGCACTCGATCGGCGAAAGTCTCATCCTGTGCGTCAGTTCGTCAGGCGCAAAAAGTTGGGTGGCGAGGGTTCGCGATTCGGACGGGCGCCGCCGCGACATGGGGCTTGGGCCTTTCGCGGACTTGACCCTGGCTGAAGCGCGCGAGAAGGCGCGGACGCTGCGCAAAGCAGGCCGCGACGGTCTGCCGATTCTTACCCGCGCCGAGCGCCGGAAGGCCCTGCGCAAGGTGCCGACGTTCAAGGAGGCGGCGGAAACCGTCTATGAGCGCGACAAGGGCGAGTGGAAAAACGAGAAGCACGGCGCCCAGTGGATCAAGACGCTGCGCGACTATGCTTTCCCCTCGCTGGGAAGCCTTTCCATCAACCGGATCGAGGAAAACCATGTCGCCGAAGCGTTGGCCCCGATCTGGCGCGAGAAGCCGGAAACGGCGCGGAGGGTGCTGCAGCGCGTCCTGACGGTCATGGATTGGGGCCATGCATTCAAGCACTGCACCGTCCAGCTCAACCGCAACGGCATCCGCAAACTGCTAGGCAAGCAGGACGCGGCCAAGGGCAACTTCGCTGCCATGCCTTATGGCGAGGTTTCGGGGCTCGTCGCCACGCTCCGGGCCAGGGAGACGATCGGCAACATGGCGCTTGAGTTCCTGATCCTCACCGCAGCGCGATCGGGCGAGGTGCGCGGCGCGACATGGGATGAGTTTGATCTCGAGAGCAAGCTATGGATCATCCCGGCCGAGCGGATGAAGGCAAAGAAGGAGCATAACGTCCCGCTCTGCGACCGGGCGCTGGCGCTGGTCAGGCGCGCGCAGGAGATCGCTTCCAGCGAGACAGTCGTGTTTCCGGGGCTACGCGGCAACCCCATGTCGGACGCCACGATGGCGAAGGCTCTGCGAGAGGCCGGCGTCGCCAAGGAGGCCGGAACGGTTCACGGCATGCGATCGGCGTTCCGCGATTGGGTGTCGGAAGAAACCAGTTTCCCCGGCGATGTGGCAGAGGCTGCTCTGGCCCACACCATCAAGAACAAGGTGGAGGCCGCCTATCGCCGCGGCAAGCTGTTGGCTAAGCGCCGGGAGATGATGGCGGCATGGGAGCGGCATTGCCAGGGTAGCAATAGTGTCATCCGAATGGTGGCCGGATGACCAAGATTTATGAGAGCGATGACTGGCATGACTCGCCGGGGGGATGGCGTAGTACGATCAAGAACGTTGTCCCTGAGCGTTGGATATCGGTTGTTGAAGGCCTGGCCCGATGCAAGGCAGCATGTCCCGATTATCCGCAAGTCGCTCATGACATGTTGGTTTGGCGGCTTCAGAACTGTCTCATCGCCGCGAAGGCCGCGGTTATCGAGGTCAGGCACGGGGAGGATGATGACATAGGTCGCTACCACCATATACCGGTCATTGAAGAATGGAGTGATCAAGCTTGGGCATCGATCAATTCTGAAGTTTGGGCCGCGGGCAACATTCGCACCATAGAAAACCGCTTCGGCACCTTACGGCGGATCCAGTACAAAGACGTTGCTATTGATCGGGACGGACTAGATGCGCTGGTGAAGCATTTGGCCGGCCTCATACCAACTGCGACGAAACCAAAGCCGAAGCCTCCCTCTGAATTTGTATGGTCTGCTTGGGTGCAGGAGCGCAAAGCGCGAGGGGCGCTTCCTAGCGTGGAGGCGCTGCTGGAAGAGGCTCAAATAGCCTTCCCCGAAAATAAGATCACTCAGGCCGCTGCACGTCGAGCATTTGGCGGCGGGAGACCCGGCCCTCGCAAACACATTCCGTGACAATCTGAATTCCGTCGACAACGGATTTTGCCCACCGAATTGGACGACGTGACTGTCCCTCCATAGCCCAAGGCATCCCGCCAAGGGCCGATGGAGGAATTATGGCAATCGCGCCCGTTACCTGCAGCGTCGATGAAGCTGTCAATGCGCTCGGCATCGGCCGGTCCACTTTCTATCGCCACATGCGCGCCGGCATGATCGACACGGTGCGTGTCGGCGGTCGCCGCCTGGTCAAGATCGAGAGCGTGAAGCGCCTCGTGGAAGCGGCATGACCGCCCATGCCTCAGAACCGAAACGCCCCCGGCCATAAGGCCGAAGGCGCTCTTAATCACTGTGGAGGTGACAAGAGCGCTTATAGCACGGCAGCGTCCGCTCAGACCATCGAAATCGCCCATGAGGCTTTCGGCTGTGGCTTCGATGTCGTGGTGAAGCCCCAGATCGTGCCTGACAATCAGGGTTGGGAATTCCGCGAGCATGCGCAGGCGATGGCGTTCGCGCAGTCGCTACACCAGCAGCATGGTTGGGCCATAGTCGACCGGACGGGAGGCGCGGATGCATAGCGCCGTAATCAGCCGGCGCAGCAATGTTTTGCGCGTCGCTTTCCCGATCGTTCGTGCTTGGCTCGTTTACCGTGCTGCCCGGTTGGATGGCGAGATCGACGGTTGGATGGGCCACACCATCGGCATCCCGGCGCCTGACGACTATGTGACGCCGATCGCTTCCTATGATCTGGTGATGAGCGCGGTTTCCTCGTCGGATAACCGGATGGGCCTGCCGATCATCGTCAGCGATTATAAGCAGGGCGAGGTGGCGGCATGACGATCAGCGCCGATAACGCCGCCCGCCTCTCCAAGATCGCGGCCCGGCTTGAATCCGCACATGATGGCGAGATCCTAGCGGCCGCCCGCATGCTGGTGAAGCAGCTTGGCGGACATGGCCTCCGCGTTGCCGACGTGATCGAGCGGGGCATTGCGGGCGGAAAGCCTGGTAATTTCGATTGGTCGAACACATTCCAGGCGAACCCATCCCCACCGCCCGCCACACATCGGGTCAAGATCGACGCTATGTTGCGTGATCCGAAGTTCATGGGCGAATACTTGACCCGGCGCTCGGTCGATCGGTTGCGCAGCCTATATCGCGCCGACATTCTCGATCCGATCAACATGTCTTGGGTGGATGGCCTCATGGAAAAGGCACGCGATCTGCGCGCCGGGAGGGCCGCATGATCGCCCTGTTGGAGTTTTCCTACGGGTATCGCGCTGTGCTTTGCCTCATTGTCATGGACCGTGACGCACGCATCGGGAGGGCCAAATGACCCTCGCGCAGGACATCACCAAGCGCTTCAATGGCGACTGGCACGGTGATTATGGGGCTTTCCCGACGCCGGGCCACAGCCCGAGCGATCGCGGCACGACCGTGAAGGATGATCCCGGCGCTCCTGACGGCGTGCTGATCAACTCCTTCAACGGCGGCGATGCGATCGCGATCAAAGACCAGTGCCGCGAATGGGGTATCCTTCCCAGCCGCGACGCCGATCAAATCCGCAGCCGCTCGACCTGGCGGGTGACCGGCACGTTCGAATATGTCGATGAGGACGGCACAGTCCTTTACCGGACGCAGCGCCGGGAGAAGGCAGGCGAGCGCAAGAAGTTCGCCGCTGAGCGGCTCAACGGCACGGAATGGGCGGGCGGCATCAAAGGCATCAGGCGCGTTCTGTACCGGCTGCCGGACATCCTTGCCGCGCGGGCCGATGAACCGGTCTATCTGGTCGAGGGCGAGCGGAAGGCCGACAAGCTGGCGTCATGGGGCCTGATCGGAACTGCGGTAGCGTTCGGGTCCAATGGCTGGCTCTCGTCCTATGCTGATGCGCTGGCCGGCCGCGCCGTTATCATTCTGCCCGACAATGACGATGTGGGTCGTACCTTTGCCGAGAAGGCAGCCGCAGACCTGCAGGGGGCCGGTTGTTCTGTTCGTGTGATCGACCTTCCCGGCCTGCCGCCCAAGGGCGATATCATGGACTGGACCGGTAGCGCTGACGATTTGCGCGCGCTGGTCGAGAAGGTGCCAGCGCCCGCGGCAGAGACATTCGCCGTGGCCGATCTCGGAGCATGGGCGGGTATCCAGCCGACGCCCAAAGCGTTCATCATGGCGGGCTTCGTACCGGCTCGGGAGTTGACCCTAGCGACCGGTGCCGGCGGAGCGAACAAATCGACCTTCGGCCAGCAATTGGCGACGTGCTGCGCCGCGGGCGTTCCTATGCTGGGCATCGATGTCATGCAGGGCCCAGCCCTCTACATCACCGCGGAGGATGACGACGACCGTCTGCACTGGATGCAGACGCACATATGCCGTGCGCTGGCGGTTGATATGGCCGGCATGGCGGGTAAGCTTCACCTCGTCTCCCTGCGCGGACGGTTGGGCAATGAGCTGGCGACGTTCGACGCAGAGGGCAAGTTGCGCCCGGCGCCGTCGTTCCAGCTTCTCAAGGCGACGATCGAGCAGACCGGCTCAAGCCTAGTCGTGCTGGACAATGCCGCGCACCTGTTCGCTGGCAACGAGAACGACCGCCAGCAGGTCACCGCGTTCGTAAACCTGCTCTATAGCCTATGCCGCGATCTCGGGGTGACGATCATACTGGTCGCGCACTCCAACAAGGCGGGCGACAGCTATAGCGGCTCTACCGCCTGGCTTAACGCCGTGCGCTCGCAGATCGTTCTGCAGCGGCCGGAAGGGGCAATCGATCCCGACGAACGCCTGCTGACACTCGGCAAGGCCAACTATGCCCGCCAGGGCGAGGAACTTCGCTTTCGCTGGCATGAGTTCGCGCTACGGCTCGATCGGGAACTGCCGGATGATACTCGGGCGCAGTTGGCTGACGCTGTGGCGTCGGCCGGCGCCAATGCTGCCTTTCTGGAATGCCTGCGCGCCCGTGCCGCCCAAGGCGAGGGACGCGGCGTGGGCCCGAACACCGGCCCGAACTATGCCCCATCGCAATTCGAGGGGATGCCGGAGGCCAAGGGCTTCACCCGCATGGCGCTCAAGGCGGCAATGGATCGCCTTTTCCACCTCGGCCGGATCGAAACCTACCAGTTCGAGAACAAGGGAAAGGGGCGTCACGTCACACTGTTGAGAGAGCTTCCCGAACCTCCCCGAACGGCTCCCCGAACGGCTCCCGAACACTCTTCCCGAACTCCCCCGAACGACACCCGAACGCACCCCCCACACACTCCCTATACTACGTATAGGGGCGCGGCCTCTCAGGCCGCCGCGCCCCAAGACGATGGGCTGGATGAAAGCGGCGACATCATCGGGTGGAATGACAAATCTCATGGAGGCCGCTGATATGCCGAGGAAGAAAGCCGCTACCAAAGCTGAACCTGAACTTGCTCGCGGCACGAAAATTGCCAATCTTCGAGCTTCAGGCCGTCTCATCGATAAGGTGGAGAAAGGCGGCGAGCGCGTCATGCTCAACGTTCGCAGCACGGGGAATAACCAGACAACTCGCGAACCGCTCGAAGGCATGACCGATCAGCAACTGACGATGCGTCTGGCCGATGCCATGGGCACGACGAGCCCGGAGTTCATCGATGCCACGCTTGTCAACTTGCTGACCGTGTTCGACGCCCCGACCGATCGACGGGCTACTCGGGAGATCAACGCGGCGCTCGCAGTTCTCGACGGCATGAAGCCGGAAAACGAAGTGGAGGCGATGCTGGTGACCCAAATGGTCGCCACGAACGATGCTGCAATGAAATGCCTCGCAGCGATCAGCAAAGGCCTCCACCCCGAGATGTGGGGCAACATGTCGGTGAAGCTTTTGCGGACCTTCACCGGTCAGGCAGAAGCTCTGGCCAAGTTGCGCCGCAAGGGCGAGCAGACTGTTCGGGTCGTTCATGTCCATCCCGGCGGCCAGGCCGTCGTTGGCGACGTTCACAACCATTCCGGCCAGGGGAGGAGGGGGCAACATTCAGAAAATGGGGGTCAATCAGATGCAGCCGATAATGCTAATGAACGCGAAGCGCTGCCTAGCCCAAACCCGATCGGGGAAGCCGTGCCAATCCCCAGCAGTGGCCGGCAGGAAGCGGTGCCGAATGCACGGCGGGACCAACCCCGGCGCCCCGATAGGTAACCGCAACGCTCTCAAGCACGGATATTATTCGGCTGACGCGATCGCGATGCGCCGATTGGCAAAGGCAATGCGCCGCCAGTTGAGGGAGTTGGGGTGAATTGGAGAAATGAACATGACCGATCAGGAACGCGAGTTCGCCCGCCAAGCTGCCTACCTCGCGAACGTCCATCTTCTCGCGGATCGGGCGGAGGATATCGCCGGGATCAATGGCGCGTCGACGCTTCTGTTCAATGCAGCTCTAGCCTCGCTCAATCGGATGCATGACATCGGCCATGCCATGACCATCGCGCGGATCTGGGCGGAGTCCCTGGAAGCGCAGCAAGCAACGCGCGAGGGGACACACTGACGGAAGATGTCGGCGTTCATCGGCCACGGCTGAAGTAGGCATAGATAGCCGTCCCGCAAAAGCGGGCCCAATGCGCGCAGGCGATGTTCGACCGTATCATTGAGATTTAGCCGCTGCTAGGTTGGCAGGCTGGTGGGGAAACGCTTCAGTATGGAGCGAAATGCGCTGGGAATTGCCCATTAGCGAGAAAATCGAGGCAGAGGGTTTCTCCGCTTAACCAACGAACGTAAGCTATAGTCCCTTGCTACTCCCTGGGATCGGAAACTGAGATATTATCTGTCGATCTCCGTCGCGGAAGGTTCTCAGAGCCATGTCACTAGCAATCATTACGCTGCTAACGTACCATCCTGGATAATATACTTCTCGCCCATTTTTGTCTGAGCGCGGAGAAGCCTTATGTTCCTGATAATAATTCCAGAAACTTTCGATTGCAGACTCTGATTGCCTTAACCGTGCTCGATGTCGAAAACTCAATCGCCGGCCGGTCGCCAGTGCTTCCTTTGTGATGGTCATGCATTCCCAAGACGAAGATGCCAAATCATGGTAAGATCTCTGGAATTCTGGTGAATCATCGTCGTATTTGTCTTGAGATATCTGCATAACCGTTTTGGCCTTTGTATTCAGAACCTCGTACTCAGCAATCAACATCTGCAACTCAGAATGGAGTTCAATGCGTGCCGTTCGATCAGCGAGCCAAGCTGCACCTGCAACTGTCGTGGCCGCGCCGATTAGGGCGCCCATGAACGACAACAAGGCTTCTTGCGAAGCTCCAAACTTGATCATTGCAACGGCTGATACACCAACTGCAGCCGCAGCGGCACCGACCGATATCCCCTCAATCGCAAGATCCCAATTCTTCATTTCGCACCTGCAAATGAGTTTCTTCGCAGGAATATAGCTGCCCGATGGCGTGAGGGAAGTCGCGCTGAGGGGTATAAACCCCGCCCCCTGAAAACCTCATGCTCCTGACAACTGGCGATCCCGCCAGCCGCGCCGCCCTCGTTTTCTGGGGCCAAGGAGCAAGGCAGATGCCTTTGACGTTTCACGATCGCGCACCGCTTGAGAAGGTGCGCCGCCTGGCCGATGGGCGAATTGCCGCCGTCGCCAAATTTGCCCGCAGCGGATGCTACACCTATTCCGGCGCGGAGGTCGGTCGTCCCGATCTTGGCACGGTGACCGTCTATCGCCCGGAAGATGAGGTTTTCTCCGACGATGCGATGGCCAGTTTTGCTCACAAGGCAATCACCCTCGATCACCCGAGCGAGGGCGTAACTGCCGCCAACTGGAAATCGGTCAGCGTCGGCTTCACGGAAGGTCGCGTCGCCCGCGATGGCGGTTTCATCGAAATTCCGCTGATGCTTGCCGATGCCTCCGCCGTGGCTGCCTATGACAGCGGCCGGGCGCGGGAACTGTCCGCTGGCTATTCGTGCGAACTGGTGTGGGGTGATGGCGTCGCGCCGGATGGAACGCCTTTCCAGGCCAAGCAGACACGGATTCGCGGGAATCACATCGCTCAGGTGCCCGCCGGCCGCGCGGGCAGCGATTGTCGGATCGGAGACAGCATGACGAACGACGCCAACGCCACCACGCAATCGATCCGAGACGCAGCCTTTGGCAAGTTCCGGCTGAGCGACAGCCAGAAGGCGACCATCGACGCGCGCGCCGCCGCCGAGATCGCTTCGATCGAAAACGATCCGCGCAAAGCCTGGCAGCAGGATGATGGAGTTCGGTCCAGCAAAGCCGTTCGTGACGCAGCTCTCGCCGCTCGCTACCGCTAAGGATATTTCACATGGCAAAACCTCTCAACGAGCGCATCGCAAGCGCCCGGGCGACGGATCGCGTCACCATCACCGACCTTGAAGCCATCATCGCCGAAGCCACCATCGAGCGTGACCGTTTCGCCGGCATCGTCAGCCAGGCTACTGCAGATTCGATCCGCTTCGAATTAAGCGAGAACGAGCGCGACGAGGCTGCTCAGAAGGCCGAGCGCGCCAAGCGCAACAGCTTCGCGATGTCGGCCGCGGTCGATGAATTGGCGGCCAAACTGACCGCAAAGCGCGCCAGCGAGGAACAGCGAGCCCGCGCGGCGGAGAAGGCGGCTGCAATCGCCGAACGCGATGCCCTAGCTGAGCGCATCCGCACCGAATGGCCGGCAGCAGAAGCCCTGATGGTCGAACTGCTATGGGCGATCAAGGAAAGCGACGCCCGCCTTCATGCGCTGCGCCTGCCCGAAGCCAGCGCGGAAGCGGTCGCGCGAGACTTTCCCGGCAACTTCATGCGGAACGGCGTGCAAGTTCGCCGCCTGCAGGATGCGCGCCTGCCGTCGTTTGTCGAGCCATGCGATTATGCCTGGCCAAAGCCCCAGCGGATCAATCCCGATCTGGGCCGCGCCCAATACTTAGCTGATAAGGAGCGCATGCGCGCCGAGAACGCGCGCTGGCAGCGCTATCTCGTGACGCCGCCCGCGGGCAACCGCGAGCCGATCCCGCTGGACATGCGCAATGGCCCCGGCGTGGCCCTC encodes:
- a CDS encoding tyrosine-type recombinase/integrase, whose translation is MNEQNEKARERRTKPATVTEVNSLARKPGRHSIGESLILCVSSSGAKSWVARVRDSDGRRRDMGLGPFADLTLAEAREKARTLRKAGRDGLPILTRAERRKALRKVPTFKEAAETVYERDKGEWKNEKHGAQWIKTLRDYAFPSLGSLSINRIEENHVAEALAPIWREKPETARRVLQRVLTVMDWGHAFKHCTVQLNRNGIRKLLGKQDAAKGNFAAMPYGEVSGLVATLRARETIGNMALEFLILTAARSGEVRGATWDEFDLESKLWIIPAERMKAKKEHNVPLCDRALALVRRAQEIASSETVVFPGLRGNPMSDATMAKALREAGVAKEAGTVHGMRSAFRDWVSEETSFPGDVAEAALAHTIKNKVEAAYRRGKLLAKRREMMAAWERHCQGSNSVIRMVAG
- a CDS encoding excisionase family DNA-binding protein — translated: MAIAPVTCSVDEAVNALGIGRSTFYRHMRAGMIDTVRVGGRRLVKIESVKRLVEAA
- a CDS encoding AAA family ATPase — its product is MTLAQDITKRFNGDWHGDYGAFPTPGHSPSDRGTTVKDDPGAPDGVLINSFNGGDAIAIKDQCREWGILPSRDADQIRSRSTWRVTGTFEYVDEDGTVLYRTQRREKAGERKKFAAERLNGTEWAGGIKGIRRVLYRLPDILAARADEPVYLVEGERKADKLASWGLIGTAVAFGSNGWLSSYADALAGRAVIILPDNDDVGRTFAEKAAADLQGAGCSVRVIDLPGLPPKGDIMDWTGSADDLRALVEKVPAPAAETFAVADLGAWAGIQPTPKAFIMAGFVPARELTLATGAGGANKSTFGQQLATCCAAGVPMLGIDVMQGPALYITAEDDDDRLHWMQTHICRALAVDMAGMAGKLHLVSLRGRLGNELATFDAEGKLRPAPSFQLLKATIEQTGSSLVVLDNAAHLFAGNENDRQQVTAFVNLLYSLCRDLGVTIILVAHSNKAGDSYSGSTAWLNAVRSQIVLQRPEGAIDPDERLLTLGKANYARQGEELRFRWHEFALRLDRELPDDTRAQLADAVASAGANAAFLECLRARAAQGEGRGVGPNTGPNYAPSQFEGMPEAKGFTRMALKAAMDRLFHLGRIETYQFENKGKGRHVTLLRELPEPPRTAPRTAPEHSSRTPPNDTRTHPPHTPYTTYRGAASQAAAPQDDGLDESGDIIGWNDKSHGGR
- a CDS encoding DUF2213 domain-containing protein, with the translated sequence MRRLADGRIAAVAKFARSGCYTYSGAEVGRPDLGTVTVYRPEDEVFSDDAMASFAHKAITLDHPSEGVTAANWKSVSVGFTEGRVARDGGFIEIPLMLADASAVAAYDSGRARELSAGYSCELVWGDGVAPDGTPFQAKQTRIRGNHIAQVPAGRAGSDCRIGDSMTNDANATTQSIRDAAFGKFRLSDSQKATIDARAAAEIASIENDPRKAWQQDDGVRSSKAVRDAALAARYR